Proteins from one Bos taurus isolate L1 Dominette 01449 registration number 42190680 breed Hereford chromosome 7, ARS-UCD2.0, whole genome shotgun sequence genomic window:
- the LOC100298356 gene encoding bone marrow stromal antigen 2 isoform X3: MDTEEDMSEFVMPIDKEKDSSESALCGRKLPLWLGLLLLLVAVGLLVPMIYFAVIANSKACVDGLQAQKECQEVNQHVQRQLTQAQELLNEKKAEAATCKQAVVTLRDSLKKEQARVEELQGELATLNQQLHDLSEKLRPQPGLGRLQLGFPV, encoded by the exons ATGGACACCGAGGAGGACATGAGTGAGTTCGTGATGCCCATAGACAAAGAAAAGGACTCGAGTGAGTCAGCGCTGTGTGGCCGCAAACTGCCGCTGTGGCTGGGGCTCCTGCTGCTCCTGGTGGCGGTGGGGCTGCTTGTGCCCATGATCTACTTCGCTGTCATTGCCAACAGCAAGGCCTGCGTGGATGGCCTCCAAGCACAGAAGGAGTGTCAGGAGGTCAACCAACACGTGCAGCGCCAGCTAACCCAAGCCCAGGAACTCTTAAACGAGAAGAAAGCCGAAGCTGCCACCTGCAAACAGGCTGTG GTGACCCTGAGGGACTCTCTGAAGAAGGAGCAGGCACGAGTGGAGGAGCTTCAAG GAGAGTTGGCGACCTTGAACCAACAACTGCATGACCTTTCGGAGAAATTAAG GCCACAACCAGGACTGGGCCGACTCCAGCTCGGATTCCCGGTTTGA
- the LOC100298356 gene encoding bone marrow stromal antigen 2 isoform X2 yields the protein MDTEEDMSEFVMPIDKEKDSSESALCGRKLPLWLGLLLLLVAVGLLVPMIYFAVIANSKACVDGLQAQKECQEVNQHVQRQLTQAQELLNEKKAEAATCKQAVVTLRDSLKKEQARVEELQGELATLNQQLHDLSEKLRRKSEASAEDYPSRFSVLFFPAFLAGVVMTAGVLITCKCLKK from the exons ATGGACACCGAGGAGGACATGAGTGAGTTCGTGATGCCCATAGACAAAGAAAAGGACTCGAGTGAGTCAGCGCTGTGTGGCCGCAAACTGCCGCTGTGGCTGGGGCTCCTGCTGCTCCTGGTGGCGGTGGGGCTGCTTGTGCCCATGATCTACTTCGCTGTCATTGCCAACAGCAAGGCCTGCGTGGATGGCCTCCAAGCACAGAAGGAGTGTCAGGAGGTCAACCAACACGTGCAGCGCCAGCTAACCCAAGCCCAGGAACTCTTAAACGAGAAGAAAGCCGAAGCTGCCACCTGCAAACAGGCTGTG GTGACCCTGAGGGACTCTCTGAAGAAGGAGCAGGCACGAGTGGAGGAGCTTCAAG GAGAGTTGGCGACCTTGAACCAACAACTGCATGACCTTTCGGAGAAATTAAG AAGAAAGAGTGAGGCTTCAGCAGAGGATTACCCCTCTAGATTCTCCGTCCTGTTCTTCCCCGCGTTTCTTGCGGGTGTGGTGATGACCGCGGGTGTGCTCATCACCTGCAAATGTCTGAAGAAATGA
- the LOC100298356 gene encoding bone marrow stromal antigen 2 isoform X1 produces the protein MDTEEDMSEFVMPIDKEKDSSESALCGRKLPLWLGLLLLLVAVGLLVPMIYFAVIANSKACVDGLQAQKECQEVNQHVQRQLTQAQELLNEKKAEAATCKQAVVTLRDSLKKEQARVEELQGELATLNQQLHDLSEKLRCETTPRLRPFYSTPRLPSPFGSEKPPMLRGTKFKSQLVPAVTHPWGGHCSLSSPATWGRSGDS, from the exons ATGGACACCGAGGAGGACATGAGTGAGTTCGTGATGCCCATAGACAAAGAAAAGGACTCGAGTGAGTCAGCGCTGTGTGGCCGCAAACTGCCGCTGTGGCTGGGGCTCCTGCTGCTCCTGGTGGCGGTGGGGCTGCTTGTGCCCATGATCTACTTCGCTGTCATTGCCAACAGCAAGGCCTGCGTGGATGGCCTCCAAGCACAGAAGGAGTGTCAGGAGGTCAACCAACACGTGCAGCGCCAGCTAACCCAAGCCCAGGAACTCTTAAACGAGAAGAAAGCCGAAGCTGCCACCTGCAAACAGGCTGTG GTGACCCTGAGGGACTCTCTGAAGAAGGAGCAGGCACGAGTGGAGGAGCTTCAAG GAGAGTTGGCGACCTTGAACCAACAACTGCATGACCTTTCGGAGAAATTAAGGTGCGAGACCACGCCCCGGCTACGCCCCTTTTACTCCACCCCCAGACTCCCGAGTCCCTTCGGCTCAGAAAAACCCCCTATGCTCAGGGGGACTAAGTTTAAGTCCCAGCTCGTCCCAGCTGTCACACATCCCTGGGGTGGCCACTGCTCACTCTCCTCCCCAGCGACTTGGGGGAGGAGTGGAGATTCTTAA
- the LOC112441507 gene encoding bone marrow stromal antigen 2: MDTEEDMSEFLMPIDKEKDSSESALCGRKLPLWLGLLLLLVAVGLLVPMIYFAVIANSKACVDGLQAQKECQEVNQHVQRQLNQAQELLHKKEAEAATCKQAVVTLRDSLKKEQARVEELQGELASLNQQLQDALTKERRKSEASAEDNGSVWFFMLLMCTFIICKCLKK; this comes from the exons ATGGACACCGAGGAGGACATGAGTGAGTTCCTGATGCCCATAGACAAAGAAAAGGACTCGAGTGAGTCAGCGCTGTGTGGCCGCAAACTGCCGCTGTGGCTGGGGCTCCTGCTGCTCCTGGTGGCGGTGGGGCTGCTTGTGCCCATGATCTACTTCGCTGTCATTGCCAACAGCAAGGCCTGCGTGGATGGCCTCCAAGCACAGAAGGAGTGTCAGGAGGTCAACCAACACGTGCAGCGCCAGCTAAACCAAGCCCAGGAACTCTTACACAAGAAGGAAGCTGAAGCTGCCACCTGCAAACAGGCTGTG GTGACCCTGAGGGACTCTCTGAAGAAGGAGCAGGCACGAGTGGAGGAGCTTCAGG GAGAATTGGCGAGTTTGAACCAACAACTGCAAGACGCTCTGACGAAGGAAAG AAGAAAGAGTGAGGCCTCAGCGGAGGACAACGGTTCAGTGTGGTTTTTCATGTTGCTTATGTGTACCTTCATCATCTGCAAGTGTCTGAAGAAATGA
- the LOC618737 gene encoding bone marrow stromal antigen 2, with amino-acid sequence MHYRPVPTNTEEDISELVMPIDKKTLCDRKLPLGVGVLLLLLAVGLLVPMIYFTVTANSKACVDGLQAQKECQEVNQHVQRQLTQAQEFSHKKEAEAATCNHTMVTLRESLKKEQAQVAEFQGKLKILNQNLKDALAEVERLRRQSETCSKNNASSCSSFLFVVIAVLVLNALLT; translated from the exons ATGCACTACAGACCAGTGCCCACGAACACCGAGGAGGACATAAGTGAGCTCGTGATGCCCATAGACAAAAAAACGCTGTGTGACCGCAAGCTGccgctgggggtgggggtcctgctgctcctgctggcGGTGGGGCTGCTTGTGCCCATGATCTACTTCACTGTCACTGCCAACAGCAAGGCCTGCGTGGATGGCCTCCAAGCACAGAAGGAGTGTCAGGAGGTCAACCAACACGTGCAGCGCCAGCTAACCCAGGCCCAGGAATTCTCACATAAGAAGGAAGCCGAAGCTGCCACCTGCAACCATACTATG GTGACCCTGAGGGAGTCTCTGAAGAAGGAGCAGGCCCAGGTGGCAGAGTTTCAGG GAAAGTTGAAGATACTGAACCAAAATCTGAAGGACGCGTTGGCCGAGGTGGAGCGACTAAG AAGACAGAGTGAGACCTGCTCCAAAAACAACGCGTCCAGCTGCTCGAGCTTCCTATTCGTTGTGATCGCGGTCTTGGTCCTCAACGCTCTGCTGACCTGA